TAAGGTAGTAATGGCGCTGCCTCAATATTAGGGCTAGTTCCTACCGGACTGGAGTTAATTATAATTTGATACTCATCAAATGTTTTGGAATCAATTTGATCATAGCCAATTGCATTTTCATTTGAGGTTCTAGATACAAAATCATATCTAATTCCCAATTCATCAAGAGCATAAGCCACGCCTTTTGATGCGCCTCCAGTTCCTAAAATGAGTGCTTTTTTATGATGGGGTTGCAATAAAGGTTTTAAGGATTTTTTGAATCCATAATAATCCGTGTTGTACCCTTTTAATTTTCCTTTTTTGGTAAATTTAATGGTGTTTACAGCACCTATCAATGCTGCTTTTTTGGATAATTTATCCAAATAAGGCATCACAACTTCCTTGTAAGGAATGGTAACATTCATCCCATTTATTTCCTGATGATTTTCTTTTATGATGGTAGTAAAACCTTCTATTTCAGGAATATCAAAATTTTCATAAGTGTAGCCTACAAAGTGCTCTGTCTCAAATTTTTCTGTAAAATATCCTTTCGAAAAAGAATAACTAATATTTTTACCTAGTAAGCCAAAACGTTTTTTTTCAATATTAGTCATTATTCTTTTTATGTTTGTCAATGTAATTCCGAACTGTCTTTTTGGTCCAAACTACAGGAAATAGATCTTCAATTAAGATGTAATTATCAAATTTTAAACGCAAGCCATTACTTAAATGGAATTTTGCTTTTGTTGTATCTTGAATCATAAAATACAAACCAGCTAGGCGGTATTCTACTTCGTTTTCTTCAGGGTAGAACTCTGATGCTTGTAATAATGTTTGAATAGCACTTTCAAATTCACCTAAAAATTGTAAAATATCAACCCAAAACAACCAAGTATCCAGTTCCGTATCTCCAAATTCTACTGCTTTTCGATATCCAAATTCTGCTTCTTCAAAGAAGTTCATCTGTTTGTTTATCGTAGCATATCGTTTCCAGTACAAACGGTTTTGGTTGTCAATTGCTAATGCTTTGTTTACATAAAACAACGCTTTTTGAAAGTTTTTTTGACGAACATAAAAATCAGTAATGGCAATCCATCCTTTGTCTAGTAAAGGATCTTCATGTACGGTTTCGTTATAAAATTTAAGTGCTAGAATGGTATTGCCTAATTTTTCATGACATTTTCCTATTCGAAGTAAAGCATAGGAGGTAGCGTCATCTAATTCAATGGTTCTACTGTAACTTTCTATTGCTTCTTCGTATCGATTCAATCGTTCAAAGGCTTTTGCTTTTTCCATAAAAGCACCTAAGAATTCATCATCGATTAGGGTGGCATAATCAAAAGCACGAATAGCATTTTCATACTCTTTTATTCCATAATATAAACGCCCCATTTGATGCCAGGCAATTTCACTGTATGGATTTTTGTCAATGTATTTGTTTAAATAAGCAATAGCTTCCAAATTTTGGTCTAGAAATTCAAAACAATACACTACATTATACAATGCCGATTGATCCTCAAGATCTTCTTCAAGGCATTTGATGAAGCTTTCTTTGGCTAGTTCTAGATTATCCATAAATAGATATTCCATTCCGATTAAATTATAGACATCAGCATAATCATCGGTAAATTGTAAAGCAATTTTTAATAATTCAACCGCTTTTTCATGTTGATCCCTTTTGGAACAAATGTTAGCTTTTTGAATGTAAATTTCTTCATTATTAGGTTCAATAGCATATAGCTCATTGAGTAGTTTCTCGGCTATATCTAGTTTGTCGTCATACACCAGCATCTCTACTTGAACCAACTTCAATCCTGTCGATTTAGGGTGTTGGTCTAATGCAAGTTTGAGTGCTTTTTTTGCCAAAGCGGCCTTACCCATATCAAGATAATGAAGGATAATTTCTTCAAACTCTTCGGAGTCAAAAAAGAGTACTTTGTTGGTTTTCAACATAGACTCAAATTTGGATAGTGATAAGTTATAGTCTTCTTCTTCGTTGCTTAATTGCATACTTTATTTTTTTGAATTTGGCCTAATTAAAGTTAGGCATCCATATTATTGTTGTGAAGAAAAACCTGAATTGTTGTGAACAATTTAATTAACAATAAGATATTATTAAATTAGAGTTGTATTTTATGCTTATTTAGGGTCCATTTCAACCTGAATTTTATTTAGTACTTCTAGCATTATGGCACAACCTTCACGAATTTCCTCTTCAGAAATAGTTAACGGTGGCGTAATTCTAATCGCACATCCTTCAAATAGTAACCAGAATAATATTAATCCTCTGTCTTGGCATTTTAAAATCACTTCATTCGTTATTGCTGCACTACGTGTCATTGCGGCAAGCATTAACCCTTTTCCTCGGATTTCTTGTATCAAAGGGTGTACCAAAAGCGATTTAAATAAGTTTTCTTTTTCTAAAGCACTGGACATTAGATCAGTTTCAGTAATTTCCTGCAAAGTGGCCAAACAGGCTGCCGCTATGACAGGATGACCGCCAAAAGTAGTAATATGCCCTAGCTTTGGGTTATCACTTAATAAATCCATCATTGCTGCCGATGCCGTAAAAGCACCTACTGGCATTCCGCCTCCCATTCCTTTTCCCATAACTAAGATATCTGGAACTACATCATAATTTTCAAAGCCAAAAAGAGTACCTGTTCGGCCAAAACCAGGTTGGATTTCATCCAAAATTAATAAGGCTCCAACTTCAACACATCTGGCTTTTACCTTTTTCAAAAAACCGTTTTCTGGTTGGATAAATCCTGCACCTCCCTGAATTGTTTCTAGTAGTACACCAGCAGTTTTGGTGGTTATTTTTTGTAAATCGGCCTCATTGTTGAAAGTGATAAAATCAACATCAGGAATCAAAGGACGAAAAACTTGTTTGCGCTCTTCAAAGCCCATAACACTCATAGATCCCATCGTATTTCCATGATACGCATTATGACAAGAAATCAACTGACTTCTTCCTGTAGTTCGTCTAGCTAATTTCAAGGCGCCTTCTATTGCTTCTGTACCTGAATTTACTAAATAGGTTTTGTCTAATGGAGCGGGAAGGAGTGAGGCTAATAGTTTGCAATATTCCACAGCCGGACTTTGTGAATATTCTCCATATACCATTACGTGTGAATATTTGTCTAACTGGTCTTTAATGGCTTGATTGACTCTTGGTGGTTGGTGTCCTAACGTACAAGCAGAAACTCCAGCGACAAAGTCTAAATATTTTTTATTATTTGTATCGAAAATGTAAGAGCCAATAGCATGTGAAACTTCCATTCCTAGTGGGTATGGAGAGGTTTGAGCTTGGTATTTTATGAAATCAGTATTCACGGAATTTTGTTTTATTTTTTAATTGGGCATCCATTAATTAAGGAAAAGTAGAATAAAATAACTGATACGGACCACTTATTTCTTTCCTTTCTTCTTGTCATAGTTCAATGTTTCCTTTCGGATTTTCATAGGGACGTCTTTCTTTGCTTCTTCTGCTTTGGTTGCATTACTTATTTTATCATTATCCTCATTTTCATCTGGAGGAAAAATATCGTCTTTAGACTTTATTCGTTCCTCACCACGCCATACTAAACCTCGAAGTTTCCGAGCATTTTCTGGTAAATCTTTTTCTGGATAAATATCACCATCCACTTGCTGGAAAAAAGTGATGGTCTCAATGGTTTTTTCATCAAAAATGATATTGATCTTACTACTTACGTTTTTATTGATTCCAATGAGTTCTTTGTCGTCATTTCGCATGTAATA
The Flavobacterium sp. WC2421 genome window above contains:
- a CDS encoding shikimate dehydrogenase, with amino-acid sequence MTNIEKKRFGLLGKNISYSFSKGYFTEKFETEHFVGYTYENFDIPEIEGFTTIIKENHQEINGMNVTIPYKEVVMPYLDKLSKKAALIGAVNTIKFTKKGKLKGYNTDYYGFKKSLKPLLQPHHKKALILGTGGASKGVAYALDELGIRYDFVSRTSNENAIGYDQIDSKTFDEYQIIINSSPVGTSPNIEAAPLLPYEFFSPKHIAFDLIYNPAETTFLKKAKAQGAQIKNGLDMLVFQAEKAWKIWNK
- a CDS encoding tetratricopeptide repeat protein, coding for MQLSNEEEDYNLSLSKFESMLKTNKVLFFDSEEFEEIILHYLDMGKAALAKKALKLALDQHPKSTGLKLVQVEMLVYDDKLDIAEKLLNELYAIEPNNEEIYIQKANICSKRDQHEKAVELLKIALQFTDDYADVYNLIGMEYLFMDNLELAKESFIKCLEEDLEDQSALYNVVYCFEFLDQNLEAIAYLNKYIDKNPYSEIAWHQMGRLYYGIKEYENAIRAFDYATLIDDEFLGAFMEKAKAFERLNRYEEAIESYSRTIELDDATSYALLRIGKCHEKLGNTILALKFYNETVHEDPLLDKGWIAITDFYVRQKNFQKALFYVNKALAIDNQNRLYWKRYATINKQMNFFEEAEFGYRKAVEFGDTELDTWLFWVDILQFLGEFESAIQTLLQASEFYPEENEVEYRLAGLYFMIQDTTKAKFHLSNGLRLKFDNYILIEDLFPVVWTKKTVRNYIDKHKKNND
- a CDS encoding aspartate aminotransferase family protein, whose protein sequence is MNTDFIKYQAQTSPYPLGMEVSHAIGSYIFDTNNKKYLDFVAGVSACTLGHQPPRVNQAIKDQLDKYSHVMVYGEYSQSPAVEYCKLLASLLPAPLDKTYLVNSGTEAIEGALKLARRTTGRSQLISCHNAYHGNTMGSMSVMGFEERKQVFRPLIPDVDFITFNNEADLQKITTKTAGVLLETIQGGAGFIQPENGFLKKVKARCVEVGALLILDEIQPGFGRTGTLFGFENYDVVPDILVMGKGMGGGMPVGAFTASAAMMDLLSDNPKLGHITTFGGHPVIAAACLATLQEITETDLMSSALEKENLFKSLLVHPLIQEIRGKGLMLAAMTRSAAITNEVILKCQDRGLILFWLLFEGCAIRITPPLTISEEEIREGCAIMLEVLNKIQVEMDPK